TATGTGAAAGCTTTATGCTATGATAGGCCCTGCTGCGTTCTGATCTTCCATTCTACATGGTACCATTTGCTACCAGAGATCTCACATTTAACAAACCAGAGGTTTGTGCAACTATCACTAGACAAATATCTCTTTCTTTATTCAATTATTATCTCAGGAATATTTGTTGGTTAATTAAACTATTGGTTTTGCTACTTTAAATCATTTGCAAGCATAAGTGCTTGAATCCTGCATTGTACTAGGTGTTTGATTTCTGTTAGCCTCTTAGTCGTAGTCTGTAGATTTGCTCcattaaaatacattttaacACGCGGTCTACTTTAGATGAGTATTCTTTTGCAAACTGATGAAAACCTTCATCAGTGTACCTTTTATGCATGGCTGTAGGCAGATGAGTTTCAGTAGCTAATTCTCAATTTTTACAGGATGATGGGGAGAAATTCACAAGCCTCTTAAATGCCATCAGTGCTTATGCAGAAGGATTTTCAGCTGATTCACTCATTCGAAGAGCATTCTACTTGTGGAAGAAGCTCGAAAGGCAACGTTGAGTTATGTAAACGGGCTAGATTTGCTATTCGCTAATTTTGAAAGTGCATGAGCGGAATACTGACTATTCTTTTGCTGTATTCTCAAATTGTCTCTACAAGGTTTCTCGTGCATACATTCCAAAAATTCCTGGTTCTTCACTCTCCTATTATTCCGGTACATCTTTATTCTGGTAAttctggttcaaagatgacaaaTGCAGGGTGAAGAGTAGCACTGCTCTTACCCATTGCTTTCTTTGGTTGCTGATAGATTGGAGAGCAAACTCCTGAGGAATCTCATATCAGCATAAAAGCAGAATCTTTCTTATCTTTGTAGCTAGCTGGCTTCGCAGACACAGCTCTCTGCAATAATCCCAGCAGTATCGAGGAATTGTCTTTCAATAGCACAAAGACACCCACTATGCTGCCCTGTTTAGTATTGAGTCGAGACTATTGGCATGGCAGCCATCTGCGTAACTGCTATTGCCACCAGAACCagaagcaaaacaaaaacaggCCTTCGTTTGTTCCCAATATTCTATGGAGATGTACGATGGTTGTGTTAGTTCCTTTTTCCCACCACAGACATGGTGCAATGGTTGGCTAAGGAGTGCGTATTTCAAACAGAAATACAGCCCAACGTTTTCATCAAGAACGGACATGAACATTAAATTGCACTCAAGAAAACCACAGTTTTGAATCTTcttggatttttatttattccttAACATGTTCGGCTTCAGCCCTAACATCAAACCCTCAAATGTTAATATAGAAATGACGATTTCATTATCAACAGGTAGAGCCCATCTGGGATAACAATGAACAAACTAACATGAGTTCTACACGGTCGCTCCCAATAATTGGAGGATGCAGGAAACCTCGAAAGGGTagggaaaatgaagaaagaattgAATGTTCCTCCAAAATCACCAATTTACATTTAGTAGATTCAGCTCAATGTCTCGGTTTCTGAATTTTCAAGTTCAACTATAGCATTAAATCCAAATTCCTTCCCAGGAGTAAACAGTGACTTCAGTTCTGCTGCCGTCTGGGTCGTGTTAATCTTGTTATCCTTTACCTTGAGATTTTCCTGGTATTAGGAGGTTAaggaagaaattgaagaagaaaatgattaaTTGAGTCTTCTAAAATAGACGCATGTAGAGGGAGTTGTGACAATGAAAATACCTTCTTTACATAATCAGCCAGGGCTGAATTAACTATCTCTTGTATGACAAACTTGGTGACCCGCTCCTCACCAATTATCTGTAAGAGGAAGCTCTTTGGGACCTGAGATAAGCCATAAGTTTGCGTCACCAAATGCATGCACAACAGAGAATTCCATggaaaatatttccaaaaatGAATAGATTCTTCGTAAAGACCCTACAAGAATGACAGCACCAGCTAAGATTAGGGTATTTTAAACACATCAAAACTTCATAATCTCTCCCACTTCAGTGACTGTTATGATACTaggaagaaaaaatctattcatcatccattttctcattatctcatgatgtgacattagatgattggaaactatttattatatttcacttatgaacctatcatctaatgccacgtcataagatgatgagaggatgttgaaaaaatggatgatgagtagcattactcaatttcAGTAAGTAACACTGGGTGTATTTATGTTTGTGGAACTTCTACATGTTACACTTTAGGGTTTACTTCATATGACTATCTTTTTTCACTCTAGGCCCAAGAGTTTGAGTAGGAATTCCAGAGGATCTGAATCTAATTATTTACATTCCAGAAATTCACAAACATCCGGCATATGGAGATCATTGAAACATTTTAAACTGACTCTTTCTTACATGTTTATACAAACATGATATGTGATGTGATATTCAACACAGTTGTTCAAATTTGGTGCAACATACGTTAATATTTTCCAGTGATAAACCATTGGAAGCAAAAATTGCATGCTTTGCTACAAGAGAAGTATAACTCGATGTCTAATTTTTCGGTTACTGAAAAATGCCTTCATGTAGACATGCCAGAGCCCCCACATTGCAAGATGTGATGAAACAGATGACTATGATTCATTGATTCTTAGAAACACAGCAGCCCCTAACTCAGGCTCCTTTGTCCATCTAGAATACTCGCAGACAATCAGTAAAGGGTGGAGGTCAGGGATCCAAGGCTCCATAGAAAGAAAGCATGGGTAGCAAAGCTTGATGGTATGAAGAATACCGTGGTGGTCAATttcatttcaagaaaaataaaaggattttcAAGTAATCAACATTTAGACCAAATTAAGAATTGGAAATTTGGAACAGTGAGTCAAGGATAAAACAACAGGTGTAATAGTTACAAGCATAAATAGGCAGATTTAACCACAACCAAAATTTATGCAATATCAAATagtacttttgatttttttttaaaaaaagcccAAGGTCAGAAGCCACTTGCCTGTGATGTTTTTCCTTGAGTAGCACCAGCCCACAAGCAAAAccaaatattgttagaattcaTAATGTGACAAACTAATAAGCTGCAGAAATGcaaattcattcataaaatgataataaagatATATCATTATAAACCATTTATATCCATGCACTCACAAACAGGAGGTCAGAACATTCATTAACCTCAGACAACAATTCCAATTTTATGATATTCAAGCCTTTGAACATGTTCTTTCAACCATTTAATATCAGATGAAAGGCAGGAGCCACCAGTTGGCCCATAAAAATATAGCTAAAAGGCCAAAACAATCAACTCAATTCTTTTTTACAACCCCTTCACGTTATAAGTTATATACTAGATAAGAATTAATTAGATGCAGCAAAATGAATACACCATTTGTTGGTTGattttaaatctaaatattttggGGAAATAggacaaatttatttttagaaggTAAACATATTCTCGACGGAACAAAACAATGATggacatataatatatgttttttttataattcacacacatatacatatatatggttAGACGGTtgttaaaagttttatttgctCATAGCTTTGGTTTTTAACACCTTGGTTTTGGGCTTTATCGGAATGTAACCACAGTATTCCTTTGCCATAAATGAgggtttttcaataaaattggggtgtttttttttttcaattttttaataaataaattacaaagcAACTATGAATATTAGCAATCATCCATACATGTCTATCATCTACCTTTTGTACCGGTGCCCATAGGAACCCTATCTTGAGAAACTTCATTTCCATGACAATATTCGTATTCTTTATGGGGATAATAGACATAAAGCAAGGTTACCACTTGAACAACCTAAGCAAGTGGAAATCAATGTAATACCTCCTTTTTGCCTGCGAAATCCAGGAACTGGTGGTGCTGTGCTAGCTAAATTTGCCAAAACCttatcaaatactttttgtgtCTCATCGCCAGGCAACTGCACTTTTAGCTACCAATTGAACATGATGACGGCATTAGAAAAGAAGGTCCAATCCTGAATACTGGGAAATCCAGAAACATGGAGAAATCTGGGCTATGATTTCCCCAATGGTACAAATAATTTGTTGCCCCAGAGCTAACATTTTTTAGCAGGTTGTAGGATTCAGTTTAGCAACAACTTCCAGAGATATGAACTGCAAATTCCAGGGCTGActagataataaatagaatttaccAACAGACACAGACGAACCAATCAACAGTTTATATCCTCTCTTCTCCCATCTTCATGAACTAAAATACCAACCTTCAAAACCATATGCAGAATAGAAAAGTTGACAAGCCAAGAAAATCCAGCCAAACCAAGGAGAACTTGATCAGTTCAACTTtggtaatttataaattaattcattCACATTCATTATACAGAGGTAAAAatgtagttttaaaaaaaaaattaagtgacAATTGGTACTTTCACGTTGATAATGATAATTCCCTAGTTTCATTGATGAGCAAAGGGGATTAAATTATGAGATGTGATCTTCATTGACAGATTATCAATACGACAAACtaaacacaaataaattttaatgcaTATAAGGTGTCTTTGATAATAGAGGCCTGCGCTTGAAAGATCAATGATGAGCAAGGGAAGGTCCAAAATTCGGGCCTCAAACAGAGTCTTGACACAGCTCATTCCCGTAGCATCTCAGAGTTTGAACAAAATCTAACAGTTAGACTCCTAGGAAAGACTTGGTCAGGTAAAGAAGGCAAAGGTTTTAACTGGCATACTATGCAAGAAGAAATGCGTAggtaagaagaaaagaaatggaaacaaacatcaaaattaataGTCACAACTCCCACTAATGATTAGAGAACTCATATCATCACTCTGCATAAAGGCCAAAATATGTGCTATCAGGGATGAACAATCGAAAACACACGAGTAGCACAAATTTTATCTTGCAGACTCACTTGTATCTTATTTTCATCCTGAGATTCAATAACTATCTCAGCATTTTTCAATGTAATTGCATTGTCCTTCTGATCTGTAATAGATGCCTCCAACCCTACAACACCAAGTCACTCGATTACTGGCCAAAACACATGTAGAAGTCAGATttcaataaagtaaaaaatgaaGGGGCAAAAAAAGCTGCACATATGTACAATTCAGTGTTTGAAATTAACTTCACCTGAACTAGATGCAGATATCTGTCTGGGCAAATGTGTTGGACCTCTCCTATGGGGACTACGATGAATTAATAacctgaaaacaaaaaaatatatataacataaatacTTCTACAAGTCAAATTTATAAATGTCGAAAATGGTTTCAAATTAAATCAAATGGCACGTGGTGATGTTAAAGCTTAATGAAATTAGATGTAAAGGTTCAAAGGTATGGAATTCAAGAGTTTCAATGTACAAGAAGTAAATCCTGTAAGAAGCAGGGGGATTAAAGTTAGGAAACTGAAGCAACCTTATAAAAAGTTTACACAAACATGCAGATACacatagaaaaagaaatctttTGGGATATTAGTATATTTAATCAAATATCCTAGTCTCTCTTTGTCAGTCTTTTACAATAGACTTAGCTCTTCAAAATGCTGGTTAGTTTGGAAAGCAAAAAAACTAGGACATTAAAGAGAGACTAATAATTTCACGTAAATAGGATATTTCGGTTTGTTATATATTGATTAAAACacggaaaaaataatttacataaattAATGATTTACCTCCTGCACAGATATTTCTGCACATTACAGAAATTGATGCAAGTGGAGTTTCGACCTGTGAGAATATAACTGCGGCAGCTTGTCACAGAAAATTGCTGTAGAAAATAACAAGAACTTGAATGTTCAGAACATCAACCAAAGCCCAACAAGAACTTGAATAAtgataaaatcaatcaaaataccCAGAACTTGAACTGTTCTTCCAACTTCAAATGGCTAATTAGCGAAGATACCACTGGTCTCAATCGAAGCGTGCATGAAAATAGAAGCAACCCTACGACTTCAAAAGTCGggatcttttttgttttttataacgGATCAAAAGTCGGGatcttatcaaatatattacataaattCCTCAGAAAAAGCATCCATTATTTCTTCACCCCACTAACCCATTAGCCCATAACCGTTAAAACTTGCATTCCATTGTTTTTTTGATACACACACACCAGAAGACATAACGACAACTGCAGTTCATGAAACTCCTTAAAAGAGCAGTTGAAACTgcgggaaaaaagaaaagaatccaTTTTCGGTTTTCATACTCTGGAAGTTCGGAGTTGCAGTTGAAATTCTGAGGGAACAGTGTTCATCGTGGCTGTGATTGAAGCCATGCTTGTTCTTCAGCAACAATTCGCCTTCTCAGAAAAAGCCTTATCCAAGTTTAATCCCCAGAATCAACGACTTGCTGTTTGGTAATCAATGGTCAAATAACCTGCATTTTCATTAAACGACTTGTCGTTTATTTGACCGGGCTGTCATGCACCAAAACGCACCGCTCTTTGTTTCCCGACCTGGGgccgaaagaaaacaaaaataaaaacaatacctgacatcaagaaaaaaaattaaataaataaataagaagaagaagaagaagaagaagaggagaagaagagaaaatagaagCTTTATAATTCTCAATTTAACTACAAAAGGGAATTTGctactgagagagagagggcagaCAAAGAGACCTTTATTAGGGTTTTGCGTCGGCGATTAGAGCTCAACCGCTGCCTTCATCATggttatttcattttctctgtTCCTTCGACTTAAATTcctatttatgtatatatattgggtTGCAGCATACGGCACTTGTTCATTTTTAAAatccaattattattttcttttattttttttcatatttttttactacctGATATTGCTGATCCTGTTGTCCAATATATTACTGTGAGTAATAGGTTTCGTTgctcatgtatatatgtatatgcatttGTGTTTGTATTTATGGGCAATGCATGAACTCGTTACTTAGCTATTCGTCCCTGCcagtttaatttttcttaattttcatatGTTCGTGGTTTTCAATTCCATACCGTATCAATTGGAAAATTGTAATGTTATTGATAGGTCCCAAATTAAGAGAGTATAAATGCTAAAATGAATCGTTTCTCTTCGGGTGAGAAAGTACCGCACgatatttgattttgataataattGATTACTTGCCTTCTCATTGATAACGTTGGCTGCTTAAATAAGTAAAGCCATTTACAAGAAACCCGAGCTAAAAGGAAAGCTGTAACTCACACGAAAAAACAGAACATGCACCATACGTAAAAACAGAGCACCACTAACAGAAATAAAAGTAACGTAAAACTCGGAATTGCATGTGACCCAGTCCATCCAACGTCTCTCTCGTCCTTCACGTGCCCATAACCTCTTCCACTACGTCCCACCTTCCAGCCTGCAAGCCTGATCCCATTAAGTGGCCTAACAATACTCCCCCATTAAGTGgatccttgtcctcaaggtccaCAGTTGGGAATAATTGCAGTAGGTTTTTCGTCTAGCCATTTTCTGGTGGACCTGGACCCGTTTGAAGGTCGTTTGCTGCTTGTATGGGTGCAGCTTCACAGATAATGTTGCCGCTGCCATTGTGTCCTTCTAGCATGAGTAGCCGTGACCCTTGACACCGGTGACCTGCAGTAAAATGCTCATTACAATTAAAACATAGACCTTGAGCTCGCCTTTGCTGCATTTCATCCCAAGTCAGTCGCCGAACAGGAATTGCAGGTACGGCTGGTGCTGCCTGAGTTGCTGGCGGAAGAGCTAACGGGGCTTTCACTGGTGGTGGAGGATGTACACACGTCCCTTGTCTCGATAGTTGATCATCTTTCATTAGCGCGAAGCTGATAGCCTTCTTTAATGTCTGAGGCTTAAACATTTGGATACCATCCGAGATGTCCGATTTTAACCCACCCATAAATGTTCCCACAAGAGCTCTTTGTGTCTAGCCTCGTACTCAATTGCCTAAGCGTTCAAATTCTCGCTGGTAATCACGCAGAGAGCCTATCTGCATGATTCTTGAAAAAGCTTCATCAAAATCTTTGCACTCCGAAGGTCCAAAGCGAGCCCAgagttcatcttcaaaatttgcccATGAGAGAATGCGTCCTTCTTCTCGGACTGTCCTGCAGATCCACTGCCACCACTGGTTGGCCTCTCCTTCCAAGTGGTAGGAGGCCAAGGAAACTTTCTGGGCTTCGGGAGTATTTTGGAACTCAAAAAATTGATTCACACGATTGAACCATTCCGTCGGATCATCTCCTGAAAATTGAGGAAATTCAAGCTTTGCTGTTTTGGAGGATACCACCATCTGTCCCCCGTCGTTGCCTTCTCGGTGATGGTTGGGGATCTCTTGGTTTGCAAGCAAGACATCGGAGAGGCGATTGAGGGTTTATTCCAAATGACGAAGCCTGTCGGTCATGCCGAGCTCCATCCTGTGTAACCCATCCTACACTCCACCGAGCCCAGCCTCCAACTGCTCAATACGCTCTTTGTTGGTTCCCATAAATAATCTGGCTCTGAGGCCAATGATAAGTCCCAAATTAAGAGAGTATAAATGCTAAAATGAATCGTTTCTCTTCGGGTGAGAAGTACCACACGATATTTGATTTTGACAATAATTGATTTCTTGCCTTCTCATTGATAACGTTGGCTGCTTAAATAAGTAAAGCCATTTACAAGAAACCCGAACTAAAAGGAAAGCTGTAACTCACACGTAAAAACAGAACATGCACCATGCGTAAAAACAGAGCACCACTAACAGAAATAAAAGTAACGTAAAACTCGGAATTGCATGCGACCCAATCCATCCAACGTCTCTCTCGTTCTTCACGTGCCCATAACCTCTTCCACTACGTCCCACCTTCCAGCCTGCAAGCCTGATCCTATTAAGTGGCCTAACAGTTATTGCTTTTTGGTTCATTATAAACGAGTTCCATGTGTCAAAGTATAATTTCTTGTTTATAGGGTGAATATAGCCCTCTTTTGGGTGCCTCTGTTTGCGGTTGCTTTTGTGCATGCTTCTGATTTCTTTGGTGATTGGGCGTGATTCTAAACTGAGTTTTTGTTCCTTTCCCGTCccccacaaaatatttttttcaggttCTTTTGCAGCTAGACCCGTTTCTTAATGAACTCACTAGCATGTTTGAGCACACCATCGAGAAGGGTTCTGTTTGGGTTACTCTTAAACGATGTATGTGTTGATTTTTCCTCTGCATTCCATTTCTTTATAATTGGGATGATGAGTTTTTGGATGTTCTGTTTGGCATTCTAATCAATGCTTTTCATTATTATGGTCCTTTAGCATCCTTAAAGTCTAAGGTGCAGACGAATAAAATGGCAAGTGGTGGCGAAACTGAGTATAGATGCCACATCCGTGCTACCGATGGGAAAAAGACGATTTCTACTTCAGTATGTACTCTTTGTCCCTTTGTATTCATCGCTTGCTCTTCATTTATTAAGCTTTATCATTCATACTTGAGATTCTATGCAATTTCCAGAATTTAGTGGTGTATTCCTGTTTGCTTGTTTAACAACATAGGAAATTATGCACTTGTTATGTGGTTCCGagtgttttatatatttatatttggttTCATTAGTGGTTTCCTGAGTTCTGTTGGAATTTGAGTTGTGCATTTAGATACTTTGTCAATGAGAAGTTTTGGgtagtttttcttataaattttgcTGGAGTAGGGTGACTGTGGAAACCTTGATTTCAAGATGGTTAGAATATGAAGGTGTTGGTCCATATAAATTGATTGTCCCCAAGCTGCAATCTGCACGGGATCTTGGTGTATTGAGGATGGTTTCTGACAATTAATTTAAATGAGAGGACTCTATCATGGATGATTGGTCAATTCTGGTAGCTGTGCTACCTTTTTTTCCCCCCCTAATCTTGGAGAAGGGGAACTTTGAGATAATACTGGTTCGTTTCTGTGCAAAATAGCTTTCTTCCAAGATCCAACTGCCCTCAAAACTTTTTGAGTTCCCCTAGCACTTCCTTGCTACTTATTTTTCATGTAGCCATGTTTATGCGAAAAAATCAAATGTTCTTGGAAAAAATGAATTCATGATACTGATGCTTTTAGGTATTACCTCCTAGAGTGGGACAAGTATGTAGTTGCTGCTGTGTGGTTGTGGTTAGAGCTTCCTTCTATTCTATTTGATGGTAAAGAATTGTTGGTAAGTGGTTCTTTAGGTTAGGAGAACATGATAGAGATTAATATCAGAGCTGAggatcttataaaaaatatatatatatatatatatatatatatatatatatatatatcagagcTGATGGATCCTGTGGTCTTTTGAATAAGAATTTTCAATCTTTTATATCTAGTAGAAGACTCAATTCTTATGTAGTTGGAAATGGTGCCAAAATAGGGATCAGTATTGACCATTCTTCAGATTGGTCTAAGTTGATGGACATGCTCTGTTTGTATTCTCTCAACTTTCAATGGAACTTTCGTGATTGTAGAGGTTAGTGCCTGTCTAAACCATTTTTACTGGCTTTTATTGGAAAGGTTGGAGCAAAGGATCATCAGCGCTTTCAAGCTTCTTATACAACTATCCTCAAGGCCCACATGACAGCTCtaaagaagagggagagaaaggatAAGAAAAAGGCTGCAGAGAATGATAAGAAAGAAGGGGTTGCTAAGATGCACAAGAGGGCGTAAATGAGTCCCTTTTTTACCATGtactctcttctcttcttcttttttgtttttttgttttttttttgtttttttgttttttttaaatagaaagaaagaaagagactaACTAACACGaaccaaaaaaatttcaatgttgAGCAAGCACGGGGACTGAAGCATATGGGTCATTTGTTTGATTGCCCTTTTGTTAGATGTTACCCTATAATTGACGATGTTTTCATGATCTGGTTGAATAGAGAAACAGAGACTTTGCCCGGTGTCTTAATGACATATGATTGAATGAATATGAAAGAACTATAGTATGTTTGGCTTCAGCTTGTTGACTGATAGAATGAACTTTGCTTAGAAATTTCCTGGGATCAACATCAAAACATGCAATTTACAACAGGGTGGATTGATTTGCATAATGCGCTTGGACAGAATGTGTGGGCATGCCTCTTCTACTTCTAACAGGTAATGAAGAGAGCAGTTTGTTGTTTTCCGATTTGAGTATAGTCTTGCCAAATGCAAATGCAGAATAATGTCCTTACAAAGAACTTCTTCTTGAAATACAATCCTTTTATTTTCGCCTTTAACTTTGATTGCtttttagataaaagattaTGTTGCTTTGTCAGATCATGCAATAATGGAATAAGTTTGTGGTGTTGATGGGTTCACAATGACCATCCAGCTTTGTTTAGAATAATGATATGGACGCAACTATTTTATAGCCGATCAATGAGATGGTATCACTTCATtaaccatttcatttcatttatttattttttaattttgagttttctatctgatttcaaattttgagtGAGCTCACCGTCCGTTTTGGGCTGTCGGAGTCGCCTAGGATGGTTGATGGCCCAGAACGGTAAGGTGCAAGAAGAAGCAGCTCGAGAAAGAGGAGATAAAGACAGGAAGAAGACTAGAAGACCGAGTCTAATTAGGAGTTTTTGGTTTGGGTTGGGCGGGCCGGAGAGGTTTTATGTTTGGTCTGGGTTGGACCATTATGGGCGTccgatctttttatttttcgttcTGAAACAATATCGGGCCTAGAAAGAGAAGCCCCCAATCAAAAGCAATCACTCGGCCACCCCGATGTTTACGTGCTTCAATTTGATTGAGTATATATCTTGCGTACTTGTGTTATTGGGCATGGCTTGTTTCTAATGAGTATTGATTGAGAcgtaaatctttttataattatgttttaaagtaatgttatttttgtaaataccatCAATAGATTATTGAATAAGCTAGATTATGAATTTCAAAGACTAGAAATCATGTTCTTGTAAAGCCATTTAATATCGGTATTCCATTTAGTTATTAGTCTATGGCTTAAAAAAGTTGGCATGTTTGACCTTATAATCAattgacttatatatatatatatatatatatatatatatatttatgacttGGATGTGCCTAGGGGTCCATAATCAATTGATCAGTATACTGTATACCCAACTTGGCATAGACCAGAAAATCCAACTTATACAATATACAAATCCAAAAATTGGCCTTTACTTTTACGAGTAATGATAtccacacaatatattttataatacatattttgaaatgaggatatttttataaaattatgttatttttataagatattttataaaaatatccctcgttttaaaatataattacgtAATAACGAGGATCATGACTAAAAACGTTAATTCAGCTGCTTTCAAATTGATTACAAAATCATGACATAGTAATAATGAGACAGCCCCTTATGTTTGACATTCAGAGCTGCCAGCTCATTAATTCTAGAAACATGCACCCTTTTCAAATAAGATTGTTTTGACTCGATCGTAATGACCCTTTtactttaattatatgttaattgtCGTCTATTTTCTTTTGGTCAAATCCATGGACCAATTGTAATTAGGATGAACATTTTGGTCAAACATCCTAAGAGAGTTATTTAGGATGAGGTTCCTATGATTAAATTCTACGTTGATTAATTACTTTAATCAAATATAGCAGAGATGACCATGTACTTtaattctattaattatgagAACGGATGA
Above is a genomic segment from Juglans microcarpa x Juglans regia isolate MS1-56 chromosome 1D, Jm3101_v1.0, whole genome shotgun sequence containing:
- the LOC121251209 gene encoding uncharacterized protein LOC121251209, whose protein sequence is MASITATMNTVPSEFQLQLRTSRQFSVTSCRSYILTGRNSTCINFCNVQKYLCRRLLIHRSPHRRGPTHLPRQISASSSGLEASITDQKDNAITLKNAEIVIESQDENKIQLKVQLPGDETQKVFDKVLANLASTAPPVPGFRRQKGGKTSQVPKSFLLQIIGEERVTKFVIQEIVNSALADYVKKENLKVKDNKINTTQTAAELKSLFTPGKEFGFNAIVELENSETETLS
- the LOC121251220 gene encoding signal recognition particle 14 kDa protein, yielding MVLLQLDPFLNELTSMFEHTIEKGSVWVTLKRSSLKSKVQTNKMASGGETEYRCHIRATDGKKTISTSVGAKDHQRFQASYTTILKAHMTALKKRERKDKKKAAENDKKEGVAKMHKRA